In Helianthus annuus cultivar XRQ/B chromosome 3, HanXRQr2.0-SUNRISE, whole genome shotgun sequence, a single window of DNA contains:
- the LOC110931254 gene encoding myosin-6-like — MIKERGDWEKYRERLLRQVKDFEKMKANFSEEKAKFESDRKSEEWGREGLWGKLRAAEDLLAKERADWKEICKKDNQPMYAVRTKITDLEAQNATLMKKVEDVEADKERAEAKLKAQLASKDKDLHAKDVEITELKRRLREQTDKSESLETDLEAERVKAATAEEAKQKADEAREISTSALNVAQNNYAEAQSIVDTLVSEVEWMRGRGVVLVRSSSF; from the exons ATGATTAAGGAGCGGGGTGATTGGGAAAAGTATCGTGAACGTTTGTTGAGGCAAGTCAAGGACTTTGAGAAGATGAAAGCTAACTTTAGTGAGGAAAAAGCCAAGTTCGAGTCTGATAGAAAATCTGAGGAGTGGGGCCGCGAGGGCTTATGGGGCAAGCTTCGTGCTGCTGAGGATCTCTTGGCGAAAGAGCGTGCTGATTGGAAGGAGATATGCAAAAAGGATAATCAGCCCATGTATGCAGTTCGCACCAAGATTACCGACCTTGAGGCCCAAAATGCCACATTAATGAAGAAGGTTGAGGATGTTGAGGCTGACAAAGAGCGTGCTGAG GCTAAGTTAAAGGCTCAATTGGCGAGCAAGGACAAGGACTTGCATGCCAAGGATGTGGAGATTACGGAGTTGAAGCGTAGATTGCGTGAGCAGACTGACAAGAGCGAATCGTTGGAGACTGATTTGGAGGCTGAAAGAGTTAAGGCCGCTACCGCTGAGGAGGCCAAACAGAAGGCCGATGAGGCGCGAGAGATTAGCACCTCTGCTCTTAATGTAGCCCAAAACAATTATGCTGAAGCTCAATCAATCGTAGATACGCTGGTCTCCGAGGTTGAATGGATGCGCGGTAGAGGGGTAGTCCTGGTAAGGTCCTCCTCTTTTTAA